In a single window of the Necator americanus strain Aroian chromosome X, whole genome shotgun sequence genome:
- a CDS encoding hypothetical protein (NECATOR_CHRX.G25989.T2): MIRSPEHVQNHDVSKPVLENSSENADVVKPWSERSDTTRVILRRMSSNRKRPTILHHPSLDCASTSAPCEPRSAPPTMSAIQEPRIRPTRHSLVIRNDNTISRFVFETDFRCSDKCGVCSSTHLDTVFSPCRHVYACHECARVILRTSGVCPVCKHTIVDVDRC; encoded by the exons atgaTCCGAAGTCCGGAGCATGTGCAAAACCACGATGTCTCCAAACCTGTGCTTGAAAACTCGTCCGAAAACGCAGATGTGGTAAAACCATGGAGTGAACGTAGTGACACAACACGAGTGATTCTTCGTCGAATGTCCTCGAATCGAAAGCGTCCTACTATTCTACATCATCCGTCACTTGACTGCGCGTCGACTTCTGCTCCGTGCGAACCGCGGTCAGCTCCACCAACAATGTCAGCGATTCAAGAGCCAAGGATTCGCCCAACTCGACATTCACTTGTTATTCGAAACGATAATACCATCTCTCGATTTGTTTTCGAAACCGATTTTCGTTGTTCGGACAAATGTGGG GTATGCTCTAGTACACATTTGGACACTGTATTCTCTCCATGTCGTCACGTCTATGCTTGTCACGAATGCGCCCGAGTTATTTTACGAACGTCTGGTGTGTGCCCGGTCTGCAAACACACTATCGTCGATGTCGACCGATGTTGA
- a CDS encoding hypothetical protein (NECATOR_CHRX.G25990.T2) produces MLLNSYLGDKIIPKHLRFPFQEDPHFQMWNLLIFILVLVSVAAQYNKPPPVVVGPPLPPPPPPPPPPPPPPPHPPYNERPGYGVDTPLAPYPPPPPPPPPYPPPNHHRPPPPHHHHPYHSYESSEEDAYGSCNNCYRVKTTCDDKPKGYDCRKPRVTYFNSERGCQRAVLSCRDVEDNWMKIVTKYGEVLTEGFAADKLLKCERGKWRATDVKDREQEFRTVQCLIRKDYRYEHYHHHNHHPN; encoded by the exons ATGTTATTGAATTCCTACCTTGGCGACAAAATAATTCCTAAG CACTTACGTTTCCCATTCCAAGAAGACCCACACTTCCAG ATGTGGAACctattaatttttatcctAGTGCTGGTAAGCGTAGCAGCACAATATAACAAACCGCCTCCTGTGGTTGTGGGACCACCGCTtccaccacctccacctccacctccacctccaccaccacctccaccacacCCACCATATAATGAAAGACCAGGGTACGGTGTTGATACGCCATTGGCACCATATCCT ccaccaccacctcctcctcctccttatCCGCCTCCAAACCATCATCGTCCGCCTCCACCTCATCACCACCACCCATATCATTCATACGAGTCCAGTGAGGAGGACGCATATG GATCATGCAACAATTGctatagggtcaaaacaacttgTGACGATAAACCTAAAGGATATGATTGTAGAAAACCTCGAGTCAC cTATTTCAACTCAGAAAGAGGATGTCAGAGAGCTGTGCTGTCGTGCAGAGATGTGGAAGACAACTGGATGAAAATTGTTACCAAATATGGTGAAGTGCTCACGGAAGGATTTGCTGCTGACAAATTGCTAAAATGCGAAAGGGGAAA ATGGAGGGCTACTGACGTAAAGGATCGTGAACAGGAATTCAGGACTGTACAATGTCTTATAAGGAAGGATTATCGTTACGAGCATTATCATCATCATAATCATCATCCTAACTAA
- a CDS encoding hypothetical protein (NECATOR_CHRX.G25990.T1) encodes MWNLLIFILVLVSVAAQYNKPPPVVVGPPLPPPPPPPPPPPPPPPHPPYNERPGYGVDTPLAPYPPPPPPPPPYPPPNHHRPPPPHHHHPYHSYESSEEDAYGSCNNCYRVKTTCDDKPKGYDCRKPRVTYFNSERGCQRAVLSCRDVEDNWMKIVTKYGEVLTEGFAADKLLKCERGKWRATDVKDREQEFRTVQCLIRKDYRYEHYHHHNHHPN; translated from the exons ATGTGGAACctattaatttttatcctAGTGCTGGTAAGCGTAGCAGCACAATATAACAAACCGCCTCCTGTGGTTGTGGGACCACCGCTtccaccacctccacctccacctccacctccaccaccacctccaccacacCCACCATATAATGAAAGACCAGGGTACGGTGTTGATACGCCATTGGCACCATATCCT ccaccaccacctcctcctcctccttatCCGCCTCCAAACCATCATCGTCCGCCTCCACCTCATCACCACCACCCATATCATTCATACGAGTCCAGTGAGGAGGACGCATATG GATCATGCAACAATTGctatagggtcaaaacaacttgTGACGATAAACCTAAAGGATATGATTGTAGAAAACCTCGAGTCAC cTATTTCAACTCAGAAAGAGGATGTCAGAGAGCTGTGCTGTCGTGCAGAGATGTGGAAGACAACTGGATGAAAATTGTTACCAAATATGGTGAAGTGCTCACGGAAGGATTTGCTGCTGACAAATTGCTAAAATGCGAAAGGGGAAA ATGGAGGGCTACTGACGTAAAGGATCGTGAACAGGAATTCAGGACTGTACAATGTCTTATAAGGAAGGATTATCGTTACGAGCATTATCATCATCATAATCATCATCCTAACTAA
- a CDS encoding hypothetical protein (NECATOR_CHRX.G25991.T1), producing the protein MQSFHRGTSMDWSSHEGEERREDSAEVASAILRTSIGPLPRDAPMTSSSTSRFTDSSQPLFGSKLGTPAPTVPTSRPTTIGDQLAEMDRASQAQALLNLSQLRFDSFPQVHQLLPLMPTASGRRGDFAMLPGPFPFNAALLHNFAAPLLQQQLLQQQISAQQASLNNNNVKQEEEEEEDDEDDNVSVCRKSDASDDDADRDDDPNGNAGSTAAGRPHNGSSANYQINGNGDVCGPNETTSQQQQQQQQQQQQQQQQQQHHRTSSSSTQRGALTQSSKQTSRTAKVEQSWISAKAMDGSLTPPLQVGRETPVSDIMGVYVKSEFEGAGDDHNEQPPSIECVKEKNHKKSKSEKSREHIRRPMNAFMIFSKRHRPVVHSKYPNRDNRTVSKILGEWWYALGADEKQQYHKLATQVKEAHFKAHPDWKWCAKDKKARPDEAHMETPKSEKSFEFDFKASDEMAAACMEGSDNDIFSPTTPTLPRPTPLRGDGIDIGLESPIMSPTVAGLPTFVPPSISIPSSPLVSSAFDLSILQKAVGGQLPQIRPPSRFLTPPTIGTISPMPSAAVSPNLYNFCVPSPSANFLQGLCSPVLNDYSSPMTAPQRMSPMSPMWIKSAPALVSPRSGDSAFAFPQPKSNAASDQTLPIIREKSEMTDLKSSNTARGQRTSQEPFVLMPTPAQRGVAKGQKRALNMSEVEDDTDSLTDLGPRSSDSRPNALKKFFKRSDETMDRVLDQVDFQNKFAKLPEFAIDQLKNGKPGSLPSTPSKLIRNLMEKVRDSPGNTPLAANTCAGVFFGPTFNNTSPDLMTAEDIIPCSPLDEKSASKRLLEQRRFLVCQLLETAGLFPSSQETTAFQLMHNKVFPSKQSLILKIREVRQKIMNAVKHVDSSESMKDSCSRNSINAFARTCNVSES; encoded by the exons ATGCAATCGTTCCACC GTGGAACAAGCATGGATTGGTCTTCACATGAAGGAGAGGAGCGACGAGAGGATAGTGCTGAGGTAGCATCGGCTATCCTAAGAACATCGATTG GACCGCTACCCCGCGATGCTCCAATGACAAGTTCTAGCACGTCTCGCTTCACCGATTCATCGCAACCCCTATTCGGTTCGAAGTTGGGTACTCCGGCGCCGACGGTACCAACCAGCAGGCCAACGACCATCGGTGATCAATTAGCGGAG ATGGATCGCGCATCGCAAGCGCAAGCTCTGTTGAACCTCAGTCAACTACGGTTTGACTCGTTTCCACAAGTGCATCAACTTCTTCCACTTATGCCAACCGCAAGTGGCCGTCGTGGCGATTTTGCCATGTTGCCGGGCCCTTTTCCATTCAACGCTGCTCTTCTGCACAATTTCGCAGCGCCTTTATTACAACAACAG cTTCTTCAGCAACAGATTAGCGCGCAGCAGGCGAGTCTTAATAACAACAACGTGAaacaggaggaggaggaagaagaggacGATGAAGATGACA ACGTGAGTGTTTGCCGAAAGAGTGACGCTTCCGACGACGATGCGGATCGAGACGACGATCCGAATGGAAATGCAGGTTCGACGGCTGCCGGAAGGCCGCACAACGGGTCTAGTGCTA ATTATCAAATTAATGGAAACGGTGATGTGTGTGGTCCAAATGAGACTACCtcccaacaacaacaacaacaacaacaacaacaacaacaacaacaacaacaacaacaacatcataGAACCTCCAGCAGCAGTACCCAACGAG GTGCATTGACACAATCTTCGAAGCAGACGTCACGTACTGCAAAGGTCGAGCAGAGT TGGATATCTGCGAAAGCGATGGACGGCTCGCTGACGCCCCCACTTCAAGTCGGCCGTGAAACACCTGTCAGTGATATTATGGGCGTCTACGTCAAGAGTG aatttgAAGGTGCAGGCGACGATCATAACGAGCAGCCTCCGTCTATTGAATGtgtaaaagagaagaatcacAAGAAGTCAAAATCGGAAAAG AGCCGTGAGCACATTCGACGACCGATGAACGCATTCATGATTTTCTCGAAGCGACATCGTCCAGTGGTCCATAGTAAGTATCCGAATCGCGATAATAGGACTGTCTCGAAAATTCTCGGCGAATGGTGGTATGCATTGGGTGCTGACGAGAAGCAGCAATATCACAAACTTGCGACACAG GTGAAAGAAGCTCACTTCAAGGCTCATCCTGATTGGAAATGGTGTGCGAAGGATAAGAAGGCAAGACCGGATGAGGCTCACATGGAAACGCCGAAGTCAGAAAAG TCATTCGAGTTCGATTTTAAAGCGTCCGATGAGATGGCTGCTGCGTGCATGGAAGGCAGCGACAACGATATTTTCAGCCCTACTACACCA ACGCTTCCTCGGCCAACACCTTTGCGTGGAGATGGTATCGATATAGGTCTTGAATCACCAATTATGAGCCCTACAGTTGCTGGACTTCCCACTTTTGTCCCACCCAG CATAAGCATTCCATCATCACCGTTGGTGAGCTCAGCATTCGACCTAAGCATCCTTCAGAAAGCTGTCGGTGGACAG CTCCCACAGATACGGCCACCATCGCGATTCCTTACACCACCTACGATTGGAACCATATCACCGATGCCATCAGCTGCTGTCTCACCAAATCTCTACAATTTTTGTGTG CCGTCTCCGAGCGCAAACTTCCTGCAAGGACTATGTTCTCCTGTTCTCAACGACTATTCATCACCGATGACAGCCCCGCAACGAATGTCGCCGATGAGCCCGATGTGGATAAAG AGTGCTCCCGCACTTGTGAGTCCACGATCAGGAGACTCAGCATTCGCATTCCCACAGCCAAAATCCAACGCCGCATCGGATCAAACATTGCCCATCATTCGTGAGAAGAGTGAAATGACAGATCTGAA GTCGAGCAACACTGCGAGAGGACAGAGAACCAGTCAGGAGCCGTTCGTTCTCATGCCTACACCTGCTCAGCGAGGTGTGGCCAAAG GACAGAAGCGGGCTTTGAACATGAGTGAAGTAGAAGATGACACGGATTCGTTGACTGATCTTGGTCCAAGAAGCAGTGACAGTCGCCCCAACGCtctcaaaaaattcttcaaacgTTCTGACGAAACGATGGACAG AGTGCTGGATCAAGttgattttcaaaataaattcgcAAAGCTACCGGAATTCGCTATCGATCAACTTAAG AACGGGAAACCTGGAAGTTTACCTTCCACACCGTCGAAACTGATACGGAATCTAATGGAGAAAGTGCGCGATTCTCCAGGGAACACGCCACTTGCTGCAAACACTTGTGCTGGTGTATTTTTTGGCCCCACTTTCAACAACACGTCGCCTGACCTG ATGACCGCTGAGGATATTATTCCGTGCAGTCCTCTTGACGAGAAAAGCGCTAGCAAAAGACTACTAGAACAACGTCGCTTTCTTGTATGTCAGTTGCTAGAAACCGCTGGATTGTTTCCATCAT CCCAAGAAACGACTGCTTTTCAACTAATGCATAACAAAGTTTTCCCGAGTAAGCAGAGCCTCATCCTAAAAATTCGTGAAGTTCGCCAGAAAATCATGAATGCAGTGAAACATGTCGACTCCTCGG AGTCGATGAAAGACAGCTGCTCGCGTAATTCCATCAATGCATTCGCACGCACATGCAACGTAAGCGAGTCGTAG